One Maribacter cobaltidurans genomic window carries:
- the dut gene encoding dUTP diphosphatase, whose amino-acid sequence MKIRIINKSAHKLPNYETEASAGMDLRANIEEPITLKPLERAIIKTGLFLELPMGYEAQVRPRSGLAAKKGITVLNSPGTIDADYRGEVGVILVNLSNENFTIENGERIAQMVIAKHERAEWEPVEELSETLRGEGGFGSTGVK is encoded by the coding sequence ATGAAGATTAGGATTATTAATAAATCGGCACACAAGCTGCCAAACTATGAAACCGAGGCATCGGCGGGAATGGATTTAAGGGCAAATATAGAGGAGCCTATTACCCTAAAGCCTTTGGAACGCGCTATTATAAAAACGGGGCTTTTTTTGGAACTGCCAATGGGCTATGAAGCGCAAGTACGCCCTAGAAGTGGTCTGGCGGCTAAAAAGGGAATTACGGTACTGAATTCTCCCGGCACGATAGATGCGGATTACAGGGGAGAGGTTGGGGTTATTTTGGTGAACCTATCCAATGAAAATTTTACCATTGAAAATGGGGAACGAATTGCCCAAATGGTAATTGCCAAGCATGAACGTGCAGAATGGGAACCGGTTGAAGAACTTTCTGAAACTCTCAGGGGCGAAGGTGGTTTTGGAAGTACCGGTGTAAAATAA
- a CDS encoding HU domain-containing protein — protein MVIESYISELLYRYNCVVVPSFGAFLTQKSSARINDITNTFFAPAKSISFNEQLSSNDGLLVSYIAEAEKTSFEDILSKIEGVTKIWKSKLNAGEKLSLKNIGLLWVNSEGRIQFQPFYEVNYLTSSFGLTSFKSIPVTREVLKEEVEAIEEKIPFIISPEKREKTSFRPYLKYAAIILLAISVGFTGYQVFNNGMQSQQVVREDVKKEIDRQIQEATFFNTKPLELPTVNVDAVSTSEAKINNAAKHHIVAGAFRVKANADRKIESLQNKGYKAAYYGTNAYGLHMVTYDRFVDPKEALSELRRIKRTESKDAWLLSEK, from the coding sequence ATGGTAATAGAATCCTACATAAGCGAATTGTTGTATAGATACAATTGTGTGGTCGTTCCCAGTTTTGGGGCTTTTCTTACGCAGAAATCTTCGGCAAGAATCAATGATATTACCAATACCTTTTTTGCACCGGCCAAATCCATTTCCTTCAATGAACAATTGTCCTCCAATGATGGACTATTGGTATCCTATATAGCCGAGGCCGAAAAAACTTCGTTCGAAGATATTTTATCCAAGATTGAAGGTGTTACCAAAATTTGGAAAAGCAAGCTTAATGCCGGTGAGAAACTAAGTCTAAAAAATATTGGCCTATTATGGGTCAACAGCGAAGGGCGGATCCAGTTTCAACCTTTTTATGAAGTGAACTACCTTACCTCTTCCTTTGGACTTACTTCTTTTAAATCAATTCCTGTAACAAGAGAAGTATTAAAAGAGGAAGTAGAGGCCATTGAGGAAAAAATACCTTTTATCATTAGTCCGGAAAAACGGGAAAAAACAAGTTTTAGACCTTATCTCAAATATGCCGCAATTATTTTGTTGGCCATTTCGGTGGGGTTTACGGGGTATCAGGTATTTAATAACGGGATGCAATCGCAGCAGGTGGTTCGTGAAGATGTAAAAAAGGAGATTGACAGACAGATTCAGGAAGCTACTTTTTTTAACACAAAACCTTTGGAACTCCCTACAGTGAATGTGGATGCGGTTTCTACGTCTGAAGCTAAAATCAATAATGCAGCCAAACACCATATTGTAGCCGGAGCCTTTCGGGTGAAGGCCAATGCCGACAGGAAAATCGAATCCTTGCAAAATAAGGGTTATAAGGCGGCCTATTACGGCACCAATGCCTACGGACTTCATATGGTTACCTATGACCGATTTGTAGACCCTAAGGAAGCCCTATCCGAATTAAGGCGAATTAAACGTACCGAGTCCAAGGACGCCTGGCTTCTTTCCGAAAAATAA
- a CDS encoding TCR/Tet family MFS transporter: protein MKSKKTALLFIFITILVDVIGIGIILPIIPELIMELTGEGTATAVIYGMWLTTAFAGMQFLFSPVLGEISDKFGRRPILLLALLGLSIDYLIHAWAPTITWLFLGRFLAGITGASFTVASAYIADVSTKENKAKNFGLIGAAFGLGFIIGPGVGGFFGEIDIRLPFYIAAGLTFSNFLFGLFFVPESLTPENRRAINPMKMIPGVSLFALRKYKGVLLLIFAFFLANLAGQALPSTWSYYGIERYNWSPKEIGVSLMVVGLLVALVQGVLVGVLVKTFGKRIVVTVGFLLWTIGMFLFSLASEPWMLYAFLIPYALGGMAGPTVQGIISNQVSEKEQGNLQGSITGLVSITAILGQLVFSPVFYFFIRPGGEIYYPGAPYTLAAIFLLIAFLMAFLAMKRLELEDEKIPAEA from the coding sequence ATGAAATCTAAAAAAACGGCTTTACTCTTCATTTTTATTACCATCCTTGTAGATGTTATTGGAATAGGAATTATTCTTCCCATAATACCGGAGCTTATTATGGAGTTGACTGGAGAGGGAACGGCCACGGCCGTAATTTACGGCATGTGGTTGACCACCGCTTTCGCTGGAATGCAATTTTTGTTTTCTCCGGTCCTAGGTGAAATCTCGGATAAGTTTGGTAGACGGCCAATTTTACTGTTAGCCTTATTAGGTTTAAGTATCGACTACTTGATACACGCCTGGGCACCCACAATTACTTGGCTATTTTTGGGAAGGTTTTTGGCAGGAATTACAGGGGCAAGTTTTACAGTAGCCTCGGCGTATATTGCCGATGTGAGCACTAAGGAGAACAAGGCAAAGAACTTCGGATTGATTGGTGCCGCCTTTGGTCTTGGTTTTATCATTGGTCCCGGTGTAGGTGGTTTCTTTGGTGAAATTGATATTCGTCTGCCATTTTATATCGCTGCGGGACTCACATTTTCTAATTTTCTTTTTGGGTTGTTTTTTGTACCTGAATCCTTGACTCCTGAAAATAGGAGGGCAATCAACCCGATGAAAATGATTCCCGGGGTATCCTTGTTCGCTTTACGAAAATACAAGGGAGTGCTTTTACTTATCTTCGCCTTCTTTTTGGCTAATTTGGCAGGACAAGCCTTACCATCCACTTGGTCCTATTACGGTATTGAACGATATAATTGGAGCCCTAAGGAAATAGGGGTTTCATTAATGGTCGTAGGACTATTGGTGGCCCTTGTGCAAGGGGTACTGGTAGGGGTTTTGGTGAAAACGTTTGGAAAACGAATAGTGGTCACTGTCGGCTTTTTACTTTGGACGATAGGGATGTTTTTATTTTCCCTGGCTTCCGAACCCTGGATGTTGTATGCCTTTTTGATTCCCTATGCGCTAGGTGGAATGGCCGGTCCAACGGTTCAAGGTATTATTTCCAATCAAGTTTCCGAAAAGGAACAGGGAAATCTACAGGGTTCCATTACAGGTCTGGTAAGTATCACGGCCATTTTAGGCCAATTGGTATTTTCTCCCGTGTTTTACTTTTTTATACGTCCTGGGGGAGAAATATACTATCCCGGTGCTCCTTATACCTTGGCTGCTATTTTCTTGTTAATAGCCTTTCTGATGGCATTTTTAGCCATGAAGCGTTTGGAATTGGAGGATGAAAAGATTCCTGCTGAAGCCTAG
- a CDS encoding lipopolysaccharide biosynthesis protein: MNPLKKLFKQTAIYGLATVLPRMLSFLLVPIYTSVMPPGTYGEVTLIFTWFAIFNIFLAYGMETAFFRFYKDSENKKKVLSTSLISLTVSSLLFLLIGLMFKNSIATALNLESRYMPYVFGILVLDALVIVPFAWLRANEKPTRYAIVKTLNIALNLGLNLFFLILLPTLVTEENTVFFGNLYVPDFEISYILISNLIASGITLLIMLRVYMRRPYVFDFELWKRMLTYAMPVMVAGIAFTINEVFDKYLLSELLPEDIAKTEMGKYAACYKLALFMTLFATAFRMGIEPFFFSHSDTKNPQKAYAQITNYFVVLGSIILLGVVVFADVLKELFVLNASYWDAMSVVPIIILASFFLGIYHNLSVWYKVTDRTKFGAYISMIGAILTIIINVALIQYFSYVASAVATLVAYGTMMVLSFYFGRMYYPIPYNFRKIIFYLGISILFSIVSFYIFDRNLFVGVPLLLIFLGLVYKLEIDNLKKVFVK, translated from the coding sequence TTGAATCCGCTTAAAAAACTTTTTAAACAAACGGCGATTTATGGCCTGGCAACCGTGCTCCCACGGATGTTGTCCTTTCTTTTGGTACCCATTTACACCTCGGTTATGCCACCGGGTACTTACGGCGAAGTTACCCTTATATTTACTTGGTTTGCCATTTTCAATATTTTCTTGGCCTATGGAATGGAAACCGCTTTTTTTAGGTTTTATAAGGATTCGGAAAATAAGAAAAAGGTGTTATCCACCTCTTTGATTTCTTTGACCGTATCGTCATTACTGTTTTTGCTCATCGGCCTAATGTTTAAAAATTCCATTGCTACCGCCTTAAACCTTGAATCTAGGTATATGCCTTATGTTTTTGGAATTTTAGTGTTGGACGCCCTGGTAATCGTTCCTTTCGCATGGCTCAGGGCCAATGAGAAGCCTACTAGGTATGCCATTGTTAAAACATTGAATATTGCTTTAAACCTAGGCCTGAATTTATTTTTTCTAATCCTTCTGCCAACACTGGTTACCGAGGAAAACACTGTTTTTTTTGGAAATCTGTATGTGCCCGACTTTGAAATATCATATATCTTAATTTCAAATTTAATCGCAAGTGGTATAACCCTTTTAATAATGCTCAGGGTCTATATGAGAAGGCCTTATGTCTTTGATTTTGAGCTGTGGAAACGAATGTTAACCTATGCCATGCCCGTGATGGTGGCCGGAATTGCATTCACCATCAATGAAGTTTTTGACAAGTATTTATTGTCTGAATTATTACCTGAGGACATTGCCAAGACCGAGATGGGAAAATATGCCGCATGTTATAAATTGGCCTTGTTCATGACCCTTTTCGCTACGGCCTTCCGGATGGGAATAGAACCTTTTTTCTTTAGCCACTCCGATACCAAAAACCCGCAAAAGGCCTATGCTCAAATTACCAACTACTTTGTGGTTTTGGGGAGCATCATTTTATTGGGCGTGGTCGTATTTGCAGATGTGTTAAAAGAGCTTTTTGTGTTAAACGCCTCCTATTGGGATGCGATGTCAGTCGTACCCATTATAATCTTGGCCAGTTTTTTTCTGGGTATTTACCATAATCTTTCGGTATGGTACAAGGTAACGGATAGGACCAAATTTGGTGCGTATATCTCCATGATAGGGGCCATACTTACCATCATTATAAATGTGGCCCTGATACAATATTTCAGTTATGTTGCTTCGGCTGTTGCTACCTTGGTGGCCTATGGCACCATGATGGTATTGTCCTTCTATTTTGGACGTATGTACTACCCCATACCCTATAATTTCAGAAAAATTATATTTTACTTAGGAATTTCTATACTGTTTTCAATTGTTTCCTTCTATATCTTTGATAGAAATTTATTTGTTGGCGTACCCCTATTGCTTATTTTTCTAGGATTGGTGTACAAATTGGAAATCGATAACCTGAAAAAAGTATTTGTCAAATAA
- a CDS encoding OmpW/AlkL family protein, whose product MRKITFILFVMVLVSLSSYAQDNQASNSSMDFNKWQVRLRGIVVAPNESATIEAIGGDVDISTSVVPELDFTYFFTEHWAAELILGTTKHDVEAVSTAAGDIDLGSVWLLPPTLTAQYHFTGGALKPYLGAGINYTIFYGVDEGPTADDVTYDNSFGFALQAGLDYDLNDKWFINVDLKKLFLNTTATVDATTALGATVDADVDIDPLIIGVGIGMRF is encoded by the coding sequence ATGAGAAAAATAACGTTTATTTTATTCGTCATGGTACTGGTTTCGCTCTCTAGTTATGCACAGGACAACCAGGCTTCAAATTCGTCAATGGACTTTAACAAATGGCAGGTGCGGCTTAGAGGTATCGTAGTGGCTCCAAATGAAAGTGCTACCATTGAGGCGATTGGTGGAGATGTAGATATTTCAACTTCGGTAGTTCCAGAATTGGATTTTACCTATTTCTTTACCGAACATTGGGCGGCAGAGCTCATTTTAGGAACAACAAAGCATGATGTAGAGGCCGTTTCCACCGCAGCCGGGGATATAGACTTGGGCAGCGTTTGGTTATTGCCTCCTACACTAACGGCCCAATATCACTTTACAGGTGGTGCCTTAAAGCCTTATTTAGGGGCAGGTATCAACTACACCATTTTTTATGGAGTGGATGAAGGTCCTACCGCAGATGATGTAACTTATGACAATAGCTTTGGCTTTGCTCTGCAGGCGGGCTTGGACTATGATTTGAACGATAAGTGGTTTATTAATGTGGATCTTAAAAAATTATTTTTAAATACAACAGCCACGGTGGATGCTACTACGGCTTTAGGAGCCACTGTTGATGCCGATGTGGATATTGACCCATTGATTATAGGTGTTGGTATAGGTATGCGATTTTAA
- a CDS encoding acyl-CoA thioesterase, which translates to MTPKTPAESRTTMTDMVLPSETNALQNLFGGELLARMDRAASIAAGRHSRRITVTASVNHVAFNLAVPLGSVVTVEAAVSRAYTTSMEVYIDVWIEDRYNGKRTKANEAIYTFVAVDETGKPTEVPPLQPETDLEKQRYAGALRRKQLSLVLAGKMKPNDATELKALFMES; encoded by the coding sequence ATGACACCGAAAACGCCTGCTGAATCGAGAACGACCATGACGGACATGGTCCTGCCCAGTGAGACCAACGCATTACAAAACCTTTTTGGGGGTGAACTCCTTGCCAGAATGGACCGGGCGGCAAGTATTGCTGCAGGAAGACATAGCAGAAGAATTACCGTAACGGCATCGGTAAACCATGTGGCCTTTAATCTTGCCGTTCCCTTAGGAAGCGTGGTTACCGTAGAAGCTGCCGTTTCCAGGGCATATACAACCTCTATGGAAGTATATATCGATGTCTGGATAGAAGATCGCTACAATGGGAAAAGGACAAAGGCCAATGAGGCTATCTATACTTTTGTTGCAGTGGACGAGACCGGTAAGCCTACCGAAGTGCCCCCCTTACAACCGGAAACAGATTTGGAAAAGCAACGCTATGCCGGAGCATTGCGCAGAAAACAACTGAGCTTGGTATTGGCCGGAAAAATGAAACCCAATGATGCCACGGAACTTAAGGCATTGTTTATGGAAAGTTAA
- a CDS encoding tetratricopeptide repeat protein has translation MKQTIPMIMFYIGASIVPGIVLCQEEGPITEEESAEVSFEEYSDEFQESFFEGLKQQGIQNYDKAINAFLKCKNLEPEKDVVSFELAKSYLLNKQYVNAQQYAEEALAEVPTNYWYANTLAETLEAQNLSVSMVKDKIPWDNGDFKKNLAKIYFELGNYQEAKSILEEVKKTAKIAYLQSKIEDSISKKQNRKSIAQESVVVNKSEDANNLSDYEKRIKDAINGSVDLKALLALSEEALESYPSQPFLYYAQGYALRKENKNSEAIESLETALDYIIDDSILENKIYKELSEIYAAMGNTDKATQYLNKVKPGF, from the coding sequence ATGAAACAGACGATCCCAATGATAATGTTTTACATAGGGGCATCCATTGTCCCAGGGATTGTTTTGTGTCAAGAAGAAGGCCCCATTACAGAGGAAGAGAGTGCAGAGGTTTCTTTTGAGGAATATTCCGATGAATTTCAGGAAAGCTTTTTTGAAGGCCTAAAACAACAGGGTATCCAAAACTATGACAAGGCCATAAATGCATTTTTAAAATGCAAGAACTTGGAACCGGAAAAGGACGTAGTATCCTTTGAGCTGGCCAAATCGTATTTGCTCAATAAACAATATGTCAATGCACAGCAATATGCAGAGGAAGCACTTGCAGAAGTTCCCACCAATTATTGGTACGCAAATACCTTGGCAGAAACCTTGGAAGCCCAAAACCTATCGGTTAGTATGGTGAAGGATAAAATTCCTTGGGATAACGGGGATTTTAAGAAAAACTTGGCGAAGATTTATTTTGAACTTGGAAATTATCAAGAAGCCAAATCAATTCTGGAGGAGGTTAAAAAGACGGCTAAAATCGCCTACCTTCAGTCAAAAATAGAAGATTCCATCTCCAAAAAGCAGAATCGTAAAAGCATTGCACAGGAAAGTGTTGTTGTCAATAAGAGTGAAGATGCGAATAATTTGAGTGATTATGAAAAAAGAATCAAAGATGCAATAAACGGTTCGGTTGACTTGAAAGCCCTTTTGGCACTATCAGAAGAAGCACTTGAAAGTTATCCCTCACAGCCTTTCCTTTATTATGCTCAAGGATACGCCCTTAGAAAGGAAAATAAAAACAGTGAGGCCATTGAATCTTTGGAGACTGCACTGGATTACATAATAGACGATTCGATATTGGAGAATAAAATATATAAGGAGCTTTCTGAAATATATGCTGCCATGGGGAATACTGATAAGGCAACCCAATATTTGAATAAGGTTAAACCTGGATTTTAA
- the dprA gene encoding DNA-processing protein DprA — MSHFQHTAHELIAILRLQHVPNVGDVVAKKLIGHCGSALAVFEERKSQLTKIDGIGAHTIRHLQDPENLRAAEKEYEYILKHNIDYCYFDDANYPKHLKHCIDGPILLFKKGNMDLEGRRIISVVGTRNITSYGTAFCERFVADLAPLNPIIVSGFAYGVDICIQREAINQGLQTIGCLAHGLNQIYPKVHAKYESDVLENGGFFTEFWSSSNPERENFLRRNRVIAGMSEATVVIESAEKGGSLVTADIAHSYNRDVFALPGRSTDKYSMGCNNLIKQQKAHILTSAADLVYLLNWELEEKKSEAVQKQLFVDLDETEQKIYSYLQQQGKQLLDSIALDCQMPIFKASATLLNMEMKGVIRPLPGKMFEAI; from the coding sequence ATGAGTCATTTCCAACATACTGCCCATGAGCTAATTGCAATTTTAAGGTTGCAACACGTTCCCAATGTGGGCGATGTCGTTGCCAAAAAATTGATTGGCCATTGTGGAAGTGCTTTGGCGGTTTTTGAAGAAAGGAAAAGCCAATTAACGAAGATCGATGGTATTGGCGCCCATACCATCAGGCATCTTCAAGACCCAGAAAACCTAAGGGCCGCTGAAAAGGAATATGAATATATCCTTAAACACAATATTGACTATTGTTATTTTGATGATGCCAATTACCCTAAACATTTAAAGCACTGTATAGATGGTCCAATACTGCTCTTTAAAAAAGGCAATATGGACTTGGAAGGAAGAAGAATCATAAGTGTGGTAGGGACCCGAAACATTACCAGCTATGGCACTGCATTCTGCGAACGCTTCGTTGCAGACCTCGCTCCCCTTAATCCTATTATCGTTAGTGGTTTTGCATACGGCGTGGATATATGCATACAGCGGGAAGCTATCAATCAAGGATTACAGACCATTGGGTGTTTGGCTCATGGCCTGAACCAGATCTATCCCAAGGTACACGCCAAATATGAATCTGATGTTCTAGAGAACGGAGGTTTTTTTACCGAGTTTTGGAGTAGTAGTAATCCGGAGCGGGAAAATTTCCTTAGGCGAAATAGGGTCATTGCCGGTATGAGCGAAGCCACTGTGGTCATAGAATCCGCAGAAAAAGGGGGAAGTCTTGTCACTGCTGATATCGCCCATAGCTACAACCGTGATGTTTTTGCCTTGCCTGGTCGCAGCACGGACAAATATAGCATGGGCTGCAATAATCTGATCAAACAGCAAAAAGCCCATATATTAACCTCGGCTGCAGATCTCGTGTATTTGCTTAATTGGGAATTGGAAGAAAAGAAATCTGAGGCCGTTCAAAAACAATTGTTTGTGGATTTGGACGAAACCGAGCAAAAGATTTATTCCTATTTGCAACAGCAGGGGAAACAATTGTTGGATAGTATTGCACTGGATTGCCAAATGCCCATTTTTAAGGCCTCGGCTACCCTCCTGAATATGGAAATGAAGGGAGTTATACGGCCGTTACCGGGTAAAATGTTCGAGGCCATTTAG
- a CDS encoding murein hydrolase activator EnvC family protein: MLKKLHNILCLLLLFGGPLLWSQTNEQKALEEKREQLQNEIREINRLLLSEKKEKGTVLDQMEALDKKITVRQQLIRVTNRQANLLNRQINTNIRNISKLKGELQEIKEEYAKMIQKSYQNKSKQNRLMFLLSSESFYQAFKRLQYMKQYTDYRKEQGEQILAKTEELTRLNMDLNEERKVKQVLLAQNTKAKNQLFTEIQEQKALLGTIRQNESKYAKAIEDKKRQARKIDQQIENLIRSAIAASNKKAGKTSTSTSKFVLTPEATIVANNFSANKGKLIWPVEKGIKSQGFGIYNDAVYPGIKHQSNGVIIATDPGSKARAIFEGEVIAILAVPGGNKGVQVKHGNFISTYYNLAELYVKKGDKVRIKDELGTIYTNQSNGQTRLKFYLYQNTARLNPEEWVYRL; encoded by the coding sequence ATGTTAAAAAAACTTCATAATATTCTTTGTCTTCTCCTTTTGTTTGGAGGACCGTTGCTGTGGAGTCAGACCAATGAGCAAAAGGCCCTTGAAGAGAAACGGGAACAACTGCAAAATGAGATTAGGGAAATAAATAGGCTGCTATTGTCCGAAAAAAAGGAAAAGGGGACGGTACTGGATCAGATGGAGGCGTTGGATAAAAAAATCACGGTCCGCCAACAATTGATTAGGGTCACCAATCGGCAGGCAAATTTGTTGAATAGGCAGATCAATACCAATATCCGTAACATTAGTAAACTTAAAGGGGAGCTTCAGGAAATCAAGGAAGAGTATGCCAAAATGATCCAAAAATCCTATCAGAACAAATCGAAGCAGAACCGATTAATGTTTCTATTGTCCTCAGAGAGCTTTTATCAGGCCTTTAAAAGGCTTCAATATATGAAGCAGTACACCGACTATAGAAAGGAGCAGGGAGAGCAGATTTTGGCCAAAACGGAGGAACTTACCCGGTTGAACATGGATTTGAACGAGGAGCGAAAGGTAAAGCAGGTTCTATTGGCCCAGAACACCAAGGCCAAGAATCAACTGTTTACGGAAATCCAGGAGCAAAAGGCTTTGTTGGGAACCATAAGACAAAATGAAAGCAAGTATGCCAAGGCCATAGAGGATAAAAAACGGCAGGCCCGAAAAATAGACCAACAAATAGAGAATTTGATACGGTCTGCCATAGCGGCATCCAATAAGAAGGCAGGCAAGACATCTACCAGTACCAGTAAGTTTGTTTTAACGCCAGAAGCGACCATTGTGGCCAATAATTTTTCGGCGAATAAGGGCAAGCTGATCTGGCCCGTGGAAAAGGGTATAAAAAGTCAGGGATTTGGCATCTATAACGATGCGGTCTATCCAGGTATTAAGCATCAAAGTAACGGAGTAATCATTGCGACGGATCCAGGTTCCAAGGCCCGTGCCATTTTTGAAGGGGAGGTCATCGCCATTTTGGCGGTACCAGGTGGAAATAAAGGGGTACAAGTGAAGCACGGAAACTTTATTAGCACATATTACAACTTGGCGGAACTTTATGTAAAGAAAGGGGACAAGGTAAGGATCAAGGATGAACTTGGAACGATATATACCAATCAGTCCAATGGTCAGACACGTTTAAAATTCTATTTATACCAGAATACAGCACGGTTGAACCCGGAGGAGTGGGTGTACAGACTCTGA
- a CDS encoding aldo/keto reductase: MKITDIKGSFELRNGVFMPYLGLGTYQADNDQEVIDSVKDALEIGYRHIDTASFYKNEEGVGQGIKDSPVAREDIFLVTKVWNSDQGYESTLKSFEDSINRLQVDYLDLLLIHWPVKEKYKDTWRALEYLYENKKVRAIGVSNFLQHHLEDLMSDCQVKPMVNQMEFHPYLVQQDLMDFCTKNTIQYEAWSPFMQGKVFDLDVFAKLSEKYGKSVAQIILRWNLQKGVVTIPKSVHKNRIASNADIFDFELTDEDMAYLDGLDKGERTGPDPDNFDF; encoded by the coding sequence ATGAAGATTACAGATATTAAAGGAAGTTTTGAATTACGAAACGGGGTGTTCATGCCGTACCTTGGCTTGGGTACCTACCAAGCGGATAACGATCAGGAAGTCATAGATTCCGTAAAGGATGCACTGGAAATTGGTTACCGTCATATAGATACTGCTTCGTTTTATAAAAACGAGGAAGGTGTTGGCCAAGGCATTAAGGACAGTCCTGTGGCCAGGGAGGATATTTTTCTGGTCACGAAAGTCTGGAACAGTGATCAGGGATACGAAAGTACCTTAAAGTCCTTTGAAGATAGTATCAATAGACTTCAAGTAGATTATCTTGATTTACTCTTGATACATTGGCCTGTTAAGGAAAAATACAAGGATACTTGGAGGGCCTTGGAGTATTTGTACGAAAACAAAAAGGTAAGGGCCATAGGAGTGAGCAATTTTTTACAGCACCATCTGGAAGATCTGATGTCCGACTGCCAAGTAAAGCCTATGGTGAACCAAATGGAGTTTCATCCCTATTTAGTACAGCAAGACCTGATGGATTTTTGCACAAAAAATACCATTCAGTATGAAGCTTGGTCCCCTTTTATGCAAGGCAAAGTGTTTGATTTGGATGTTTTTGCTAAGCTCTCCGAAAAATACGGTAAGTCAGTGGCACAAATTATTCTTCGTTGGAACCTACAGAAAGGGGTTGTCACCATTCCGAAATCGGTTCATAAAAACCGCATCGCCTCCAATGCGGACATTTTTGATTTTGAACTTACCGATGAAGATATGGCCTATCTGGATGGTCTGGATAAGGGAGAGCGAACAGGTCCAGATCCGGATAATTTCGATTTTTAA
- a CDS encoding DUF4292 domain-containing protein: MIQFRLYTYYKTLIYCFLVLFVLSCKSTKVISDGSVDNRLSAKSVVKAHYQNNLNFKTLTGKVKIDYSDGEDEQSFSVSLRMERDKGIWLSAPLGIVKAYITPDRVSFYNKLDNEYFDGDFSYLSQLLGTDVDFSILQNMLVGQALFDLREEKYDLSIADETYRLTPRTAGTLFKTLFQIEPKNFKMAVQQIAQPLKKRLLEIKYQNYQSIGREAIPNEILILAIEENTENRILLEYRNMELNREVNFPYKIPKGFKEIVLE, translated from the coding sequence ATGATACAATTTAGATTATATACCTATTATAAAACCCTTATATACTGCTTCTTGGTACTTTTTGTATTATCCTGTAAAAGTACGAAAGTGATTTCCGATGGATCCGTAGACAATAGGCTTTCGGCTAAATCGGTGGTAAAGGCTCACTATCAGAATAACCTGAATTTTAAAACCTTGACAGGAAAGGTCAAAATAGATTATTCCGATGGTGAGGATGAACAAAGTTTCTCGGTAAGCCTTCGTATGGAAAGGGACAAGGGTATTTGGCTGAGTGCCCCTTTGGGCATTGTCAAGGCCTATATTACTCCAGATAGGGTTTCTTTTTACAATAAGTTGGACAATGAATACTTTGATGGTGATTTTTCATATTTAAGTCAACTTTTGGGAACCGATGTGGATTTTTCCATACTTCAAAATATGTTAGTGGGCCAGGCCTTGTTTGATTTAAGGGAGGAAAAATATGACCTATCCATAGCAGATGAGACCTATCGTTTAACCCCAAGAACCGCGGGAACACTTTTCAAGACCTTGTTTCAAATAGAACCCAAAAATTTTAAAATGGCGGTTCAACAAATAGCCCAACCCTTAAAAAAACGGTTGTTGGAAATCAAATATCAGAATTACCAGAGTATAGGAAGGGAAGCCATACCCAATGAGATTCTAATCTTGGCGATAGAGGAAAACACGGAAAACAGGATACTATTGGAATATAGAAATATGGAGTTGAACCGTGAGGTCAATTTTCCATATAAAATACCGAAAGGTTTTAAAGAGATAGTGTTGGAATAG